The proteins below are encoded in one region of Clostridium pasteurianum DSM 525 = ATCC 6013:
- a CDS encoding DUF4179 domain-containing protein, with amino-acid sequence MKDIYEILNDVDIDESEMDSVEVSDIEKAKVKRTLKKAIKKNKIWRKSIIAASVCFVMIGVMAIVGIASPASAADIPVVGDIFRFMDNGRTGMYDKYKENANEINVTKKSNGISVTIKDAIFDGKTLSYTYEIKSDRDLGETIILGGMGSSGVNIKGYKGSMAGTSGAKKVNDNTYVGQDNYSIDEERKQISVKMNFKSIGNLSDAKYKNVKGNWNFDINLKALESAKQQVNKSIEKYGIKLDVNNISKTTMSFTINYTVSITKSVKEKWFSVSLYDFDIKDDLGNVYKGQGNGEQGNLYKMKGSMTFGKLNDNANKLIITPKIHMSNTGGGVSFDKNGKKTEVKPKIDANHPENSDIVLEDIVVDLEK; translated from the coding sequence ATGAAGGATATTTATGAAATATTAAATGATGTAGATATAGATGAAAGTGAAATGGATAGCGTTGAAGTATCGGACATTGAAAAGGCAAAGGTGAAAAGAACTTTAAAAAAAGCGATAAAGAAAAATAAAATTTGGAGAAAAAGTATAATTGCAGCATCAGTTTGTTTTGTAATGATTGGAGTTATGGCAATAGTTGGAATAGCCAGTCCGGCCAGTGCTGCAGATATTCCTGTAGTAGGGGATATATTCAGGTTTATGGATAATGGTAGAACGGGAATGTACGATAAATATAAGGAAAATGCAAATGAAATTAATGTTACTAAAAAAAGTAATGGTATTTCAGTTACTATAAAGGATGCCATATTTGATGGAAAGACGTTATCCTACACTTATGAAATAAAAAGTGATAGAGATTTAGGCGAAACAATTATTCTAGGAGGTATGGGATCATCCGGTGTTAATATAAAAGGGTACAAAGGATCTATGGCGGGTACTTCTGGAGCAAAAAAAGTTAATGATAACACTTATGTAGGTCAAGATAATTACAGTATAGATGAGGAAAGAAAGCAGATAAGTGTTAAAATGAATTTTAAAAGTATAGGGAACCTTAGTGATGCTAAATATAAAAATGTAAAGGGCAATTGGAATTTTGACATTAACTTAAAAGCATTAGAAAGTGCTAAACAACAGGTTAATAAATCCATTGAAAAATATGGTATAAAGCTAGATGTAAATAATATTTCTAAAACAACTATGTCCTTTACTATAAATTACACTGTAAGTATTACTAAGAGTGTAAAAGAAAAATGGTTCAGTGTAAGTTTATATGATTTTGACATCAAAGATGATTTGGGTAATGTTTATAAAGGTCAAGGAAATGGAGAACAGGGTAACTTATATAAAATGAAAGGAAGTATGACCTTTGGTAAACTTAATGATAATGCTAACAAACTAATAATAACTCCAAAGATTCATATGTCTAACACAGGAGGTGGAGTTTCTTTTGATAAAAATGGAAAGAAAACTGAAGTTAAGCCAAAAATAGATGCAAACCATCCTGAAAATAGTGATATTGTATTAGAGGATATTGTTGTTGATTTAGAGAAATAA
- a CDS encoding FadR/GntR family transcriptional regulator, with amino-acid sequence MTKKRKSLSENVADDILAMITIDKKFVLGDKLPNENQLSTELKVSRTTLREAIRILVAHDVLEIKRGKGTYVKNNGELNEKFNLNELSTLKLDVKDLYEIRLIFEPEIAYYASKRATDKEMERILHYGKLEEEQILKKEDRTEVEQAFHKSIAKASHNEFMNKLIPILYKAIDKGVILSDANEEMLKNTLNDHRMIMEFLSKRDAEGARTAMKLHIIHAMRGFGITEE; translated from the coding sequence ATGACAAAAAAAAGAAAAAGTTTATCAGAAAATGTGGCAGATGACATTCTTGCCATGATTACCATAGATAAAAAATTTGTACTTGGAGATAAGCTGCCTAATGAAAATCAGCTTTCTACAGAATTGAAAGTCAGTCGTACTACTTTAAGAGAAGCAATTCGTATTTTAGTAGCTCATGACGTATTGGAAATTAAAAGGGGAAAGGGAACCTACGTTAAAAATAATGGTGAGTTAAATGAAAAATTCAATTTAAATGAACTTTCAACTTTAAAATTGGATGTAAAGGACTTATATGAAATACGTCTGATCTTTGAACCTGAAATTGCTTACTATGCCTCAAAACGTGCTACTGATAAGGAAATGGAACGAATTTTACACTATGGAAAATTAGAAGAAGAACAAATTTTGAAGAAGGAAGACAGAACAGAAGTGGAGCAGGCTTTTCACAAATCTATAGCAAAGGCAAGTCATAATGAGTTTATGAATAAGCTGATACCTATTCTATACAAGGCTATTGATAAGGGTGTTATTTTATCAGATGCAAATGAAGAAATGTTAAAGAATACATTAAATGATCATAGAATGATTATGGAATTTCTATCAAAACGAGATGCTGAAGGAGCAAGGACAGCAATGAAACTGCATATTATTCATGCAATGAGAGGATTTGGAATTACAGAAGAATAA
- the ilvD gene encoding dihydroxy-acid dehydratase, giving the protein MNSDAVTKSAPKRALFHALGLTNEEMKKPLIGIVSSKNDIVPGHMNLDKVVDAVKLGVAMAGGSPFIFPAIAVCDGLAMGHQGMKYSLATRELIADSTEAMTLAHAFDALVMVPNCDKNVPGLLMAAARLNIPTIFVSGGPMLAGKVDGEKVSFSSVSEADGAFNAGKITAEKLEEFENKACPTCGSCSGMYTANSMNCLTEVLGMGLKGNGTVPAVYSERIQLAKRAGMQIMELLKKNIKPRDIMTKDAFINALTMDMALGCSTNSMLHLPAIAHECGIELNVDIANEISEKTPNLCHLAPAGHNYIEELNEAGGIYAVMNEINKLSLLKTDLITCTGKTVAENIKGCTNKNTKIIRPVEDPYSTTGGIAVLKGNLAPDSCVVKRSAVSQEMLKHEGPARVFDCEEDAMDAINFGKIKAGDVVVIRYEGPKGGPGMREMLNPTSAIMGCGFGDSVALITDGRFSGATRGAAIGHVSPEAAVGGNIALIEEGDIIRIDIIANKIDFVVSDEELKKRRANWKPRKPKITEGYLSRYAALVTSGNRGAILETFKF; this is encoded by the coding sequence ATGAATAGTGATGCAGTAACTAAAAGCGCACCTAAACGTGCATTATTTCATGCACTTGGTTTAACAAATGAAGAAATGAAAAAACCTTTAATAGGTATTGTAAGTTCTAAAAATGATATAGTTCCAGGACACATGAATTTGGACAAAGTGGTAGATGCGGTAAAACTTGGGGTGGCAATGGCAGGGGGATCACCTTTTATTTTCCCAGCTATTGCAGTATGTGATGGCTTGGCAATGGGACATCAGGGAATGAAATATTCTCTTGCTACAAGGGAATTAATTGCAGATTCTACAGAAGCTATGACATTAGCTCATGCTTTTGATGCTCTAGTTATGGTTCCAAACTGTGATAAAAATGTTCCAGGATTATTGATGGCAGCAGCCAGACTAAATATTCCAACTATATTTGTAAGCGGTGGACCAATGCTTGCAGGAAAAGTGGATGGTGAGAAAGTTAGTTTTTCCAGTGTATCTGAAGCAGATGGTGCATTTAATGCAGGAAAAATTACAGCGGAGAAATTAGAGGAATTTGAAAATAAAGCCTGTCCTACTTGCGGCTCTTGTTCTGGTATGTATACGGCTAACAGTATGAATTGCCTTACCGAAGTGCTTGGAATGGGATTGAAGGGGAATGGAACTGTCCCAGCGGTTTATTCAGAACGTATTCAATTAGCAAAGCGTGCTGGAATGCAAATAATGGAGCTACTTAAAAAGAATATTAAGCCAAGAGATATTATGACTAAAGATGCTTTTATAAATGCTTTGACTATGGATATGGCTTTAGGATGTAGTACAAATAGTATGCTTCATCTCCCTGCTATTGCCCATGAATGTGGTATTGAACTAAATGTGGATATTGCAAATGAAATCAGTGAGAAAACACCTAATCTTTGTCATCTTGCACCGGCAGGGCACAATTACATTGAAGAGCTCAATGAAGCTGGCGGAATTTATGCCGTTATGAATGAAATAAATAAATTAAGTTTACTTAAAACAGATTTGATTACATGCACAGGTAAAACTGTAGCAGAAAATATTAAAGGCTGTACTAATAAGAATACTAAAATAATAAGACCTGTAGAAGATCCTTATAGTACAACTGGTGGAATTGCTGTATTAAAAGGTAATTTAGCACCGGATTCCTGTGTTGTAAAACGTTCTGCAGTTTCACAAGAAATGCTTAAACATGAAGGCCCCGCAAGAGTATTTGATTGTGAAGAAGATGCTATGGATGCAATAAACTTTGGTAAAATTAAAGCTGGAGATGTAGTTGTTATTCGCTATGAAGGTCCAAAAGGAGGACCGGGCATGAGAGAAATGCTGAATCCTACTTCTGCAATTATGGGATGTGGATTTGGTGATAGTGTGGCACTGATTACCGATGGTCGTTTTAGTGGAGCTACAAGAGGCGCAGCAATTGGACATGTATCTCCTGAAGCTGCAGTAGGAGGAAATATTGCTTTAATAGAGGAAGGAGATATTATTCGTATTGATATTATAGCAAATAAAATAGATTTTGTAGTTAGTGATGAGGAATTGAAAAAGCGTAGAGCAAATTGGAAGCCTAGAAAACCAAAAATTACAGAAGGATATCTTTCAAGATATGCAGCTTTAGTTACATCAGGAAATAGAGGAGCGATTTTAGAAACTTTTAAATTTTAA
- a CDS encoding sulfate ABC transporter substrate-binding protein yields the protein MKKIKFGILISLISVLTLSTFAACGNKNSENGTAAKNDNKKAVSLLNVSYDPTRELYEEYNKAFAKHWKEKTGQDVTIKQSHGGSGSQGRSIIQGQDADVATLALAYDIDAIQQAGLIKEGWQKKLPDNSAPYTSTIVFLVRKGNPKNIKDWNDLTKPGVSIVTPNPKTSGGARWNYLAAWGYALKKNNNDENKAKDFVKQVYANVSVLDSGARGATTTFVERGVGDVLIAWENEAYLSVKELGADKFDIVVPSISILAEPPVAVVDKVVDKKGTREVSEEYLKYLYSKEGQEIAAKNYYRPRDKEIAEKYKDNFAKVDLFTIDDVFGGWTKAQKTHFADGGTFDQIYQPKK from the coding sequence ATGAAAAAAATTAAATTCGGTATTTTAATCTCATTAATCAGTGTACTAACATTGTCAACTTTTGCCGCATGTGGTAATAAGAATTCTGAAAACGGAACAGCAGCAAAAAATGATAATAAAAAAGCAGTAAGTCTTTTAAACGTTTCTTATGATCCAACAAGAGAATTATATGAGGAATATAATAAGGCTTTTGCAAAGCACTGGAAAGAAAAAACTGGTCAGGATGTTACTATAAAGCAATCTCATGGTGGTTCCGGTTCACAGGGAAGGTCTATAATTCAAGGACAGGATGCAGATGTTGCCACTTTGGCTTTAGCCTATGACATAGATGCAATTCAGCAGGCTGGGTTAATAAAAGAAGGATGGCAGAAAAAACTTCCAGATAATAGTGCACCGTATACATCAACTATAGTATTTCTTGTAAGAAAGGGAAATCCTAAGAACATAAAAGATTGGAATGATTTAACTAAACCAGGTGTTTCAATTGTAACTCCAAATCCTAAGACTTCTGGTGGAGCTAGATGGAATTATCTTGCTGCTTGGGGATATGCCTTAAAGAAAAATAACAATGATGAAAATAAGGCTAAAGATTTCGTTAAACAGGTTTATGCAAATGTATCAGTATTGGATTCAGGAGCAAGAGGAGCTACTACAACTTTCGTTGAAAGAGGAGTAGGCGATGTGCTTATAGCTTGGGAAAATGAGGCATATCTATCTGTAAAGGAATTAGGTGCAGACAAATTTGATATAGTTGTACCATCTATAAGTATACTTGCAGAACCACCAGTAGCTGTAGTTGATAAAGTAGTTGACAAAAAAGGTACAAGAGAAGTTTCAGAGGAATATTTGAAATATTTATATTCTAAAGAAGGACAGGAAATAGCTGCAAAGAACTACTATCGTCCAAGAGATAAGGAAATAGCTGAAAAATATAAAGATAATTTTGCTAAAGTAGATTTATTTACAATAGATGATGTATTTGGTGGATGGACTAAGGCTCAGAAAACTCACTTTGCTGATGGCGGTACTTTTGATCAGATATATCAGCCTAAAAAATAA
- the cysT gene encoding sulfate ABC transporter permease subunit CysT — protein sequence MAKKTKVIPGFGISMGLAILYLSLIVLIPLSTVVIQTTEMGFGEFLKVVTNPRTIASYKVSFGCALLAAAIDSVFGLIIAWVLVRYKFPFKRLLDGCIDLPFALPTAVAGISLTTLYSTKGWLGSILAKFGIQGSFSTFGITIALMFIGIPFIVRTVQPVLEDLDESIEEAASILGASRIQTFIKVIFPQLIAPLLTGFSLAFARGIGEYGSVVFIAGNKPMKTEIAPLLIMTKLEQFDYPGATSIALVMLIFSFFMLFVINLIQWRANKYR from the coding sequence GTGGCTAAGAAGACAAAGGTTATTCCTGGGTTTGGTATATCCATGGGTTTAGCTATTTTATATTTGAGTTTAATAGTTTTAATTCCACTTAGTACGGTAGTAATTCAAACCACTGAAATGGGTTTTGGAGAATTCCTTAAAGTGGTGACAAATCCAAGGACAATAGCATCCTATAAGGTCAGTTTTGGTTGCGCACTGTTAGCAGCTGCCATAGATTCAGTATTTGGGTTAATTATTGCTTGGGTTCTAGTAAGATATAAGTTTCCATTTAAGAGACTTTTAGATGGATGTATAGATTTACCTTTTGCATTGCCTACTGCAGTTGCAGGTATTTCACTTACAACACTTTATTCAACAAAGGGATGGCTTGGGTCTATATTAGCTAAGTTTGGTATACAGGGCTCTTTTTCAACCTTTGGAATTACTATAGCATTGATGTTTATAGGTATACCTTTTATTGTACGTACGGTGCAGCCGGTTTTAGAAGATTTAGATGAAAGTATAGAAGAAGCAGCTTCTATTTTAGGGGCTTCCAGAATTCAGACCTTTATTAAAGTAATATTTCCTCAGCTTATTGCACCTCTATTGACAGGATTTTCACTTGCATTTGCAAGGGGGATAGGTGAGTATGGATCTGTAGTGTTTATTGCAGGAAATAAGCCTATGAAAACAGAAATAGCACCACTTTTAATAATGACCAAGCTTGAACAGTTTGACTATCCAGGGGCTACATCCATAGCATTAGTAATGCTTATATTTTCATTTTTCATGTTGTTTGTTATAAATTTAATTCAATGGAGAGCCAATAAGTATAGATAG
- the cysW gene encoding sulfate ABC transporter permease subunit CysW, with the protein MEKEYYTKSKVIKFLLIGITVLFLFIMLGMPLILIFTEAFRKGKEAYIAAITDPNTLAAVKLTLIASGVAVVLNTIFGTITAFAVTKFEFPGRNFLITLIDLPFAISPVIAGLIYVLTFGRGGLFYDFLFNNDIKIIFALPGIVLATIFVTFPFVSREIIPLMIAQGSEEEEAAASMGANIWTIFTRITLPNIKWGLLYGIVLCSARAIGEFGAVSVVSGHIRGETNTLPLHVEILYNEYQFSASFAVSSLLVFIAIIILILRNIIEWKVKKEVR; encoded by the coding sequence TTGGAAAAAGAATATTATACAAAATCCAAAGTGATTAAGTTTTTACTTATAGGTATAACTGTATTATTTCTATTTATAATGCTTGGAATGCCATTGATATTAATATTTACCGAGGCCTTTAGAAAAGGTAAAGAGGCTTACATAGCTGCTATTACAGATCCAAACACTCTTGCTGCTGTAAAACTTACATTAATAGCTTCTGGAGTAGCTGTTGTTTTAAATACTATATTTGGAACTATAACTGCTTTTGCTGTAACAAAGTTTGAATTTCCTGGAAGGAACTTTTTAATTACTCTAATAGATCTTCCCTTTGCCATTTCACCGGTTATAGCCGGCCTAATATATGTGCTTACCTTTGGTAGAGGCGGACTATTCTATGACTTCCTATTTAACAATGATATAAAAATAATTTTTGCTCTTCCAGGTATAGTACTGGCAACAATATTTGTAACTTTTCCCTTTGTATCTAGGGAAATAATACCTTTGATGATAGCTCAGGGAAGTGAAGAGGAAGAAGCGGCTGCATCTATGGGAGCCAATATATGGACTATATTTACCAGGATAACACTTCCAAATATAAAATGGGGACTTTTATATGGAATTGTACTTTGCAGTGCCCGTGCTATAGGTGAATTTGGAGCGGTTTCTGTAGTGTCAGGACATATAAGAGGAGAGACTAATACACTGCCGCTGCATGTAGAAATACTGTATAATGAATATCAATTTTCTGCATCCTTTGCAGTATCTTCTCTTTTGGTGTTTATAGCTATTATTATTTTAATTCTGAGAAATATTATTGAATGGAAAGTTAAAAAAGAGGTGAGATAA
- a CDS encoding sulfate/molybdate ABC transporter ATP-binding protein, which produces MYVEVKNLNKIFGDYKASKNVSFGIERGKLIGLLGPSGSGKTTILRIIAGLESADSGEVYIDGKLVNDIPAGKRGIGFVFQNYALFRNMTVYQNVAFGLSIKKVNKNEIKKRVLELIELVGLKGLEKRYPSQLSGGQKQRVAFARALAPNPQLLLLDEPFAAIDAKVRKELRTWLKQTIHKLGITSIFVTHDQEEAVEVADEIIITNLGTVEQKGEPVEIYKKPETAFVAKFIGESNIIEKFDKLKAFKDIQKGSKAIIRPEFVQIGKEGEVQYVSASDRGVVTDISFAGSNWIITAKIGDIEVTGIRSLEQSHFKVGDEVLVLIHRLYVFHENKVEIVENKLKIDPMPVYI; this is translated from the coding sequence ATGTATGTTGAAGTTAAAAATCTTAATAAAATTTTTGGAGATTATAAGGCATCTAAGAATGTATCCTTTGGAATAGAGCGTGGAAAATTAATAGGTCTACTTGGACCAAGTGGCAGCGGTAAAACTACAATACTTCGTATTATTGCAGGTCTTGAATCTGCTGATAGTGGTGAGGTATATATTGACGGTAAACTAGTTAATGATATACCAGCTGGTAAAAGAGGTATAGGCTTTGTTTTTCAAAATTATGCACTTTTTAGAAATATGACAGTTTATCAAAATGTAGCTTTTGGACTTTCCATTAAAAAGGTAAATAAAAATGAAATAAAAAAGAGAGTACTAGAATTAATAGAGCTTGTTGGACTTAAAGGACTAGAAAAGAGATATCCAAGTCAATTATCGGGAGGACAAAAGCAGAGGGTTGCCTTTGCAAGAGCTCTTGCACCAAATCCACAGCTGCTTCTTTTGGATGAACCTTTTGCGGCCATTGATGCTAAGGTTAGAAAAGAGCTTAGAACTTGGTTGAAACAAACTATACACAAGCTTGGTATAACAAGTATTTTTGTAACTCATGACCAAGAAGAAGCGGTAGAAGTAGCAGACGAGATTATAATAACTAATTTGGGAACTGTAGAACAAAAGGGAGAGCCTGTAGAAATATATAAAAAGCCTGAAACTGCTTTTGTAGCAAAATTTATTGGTGAATCAAATATTATTGAAAAATTTGATAAGCTTAAGGCATTTAAAGATATACAAAAAGGATCTAAGGCAATTATAAGACCGGAGTTTGTTCAGATTGGCAAGGAAGGTGAGGTACAGTATGTATCTGCTTCTGATAGAGGAGTAGTGACAGACATATCTTTTGCTGGTTCCAATTGGATAATCACTGCTAAAATAGGTGATATAGAAGTTACAGGAATCCGTTCTCTTGAGCAAAGTCATTTTAAAGTGGGAGATGAAGTATTAGTTCTCATACACAGATTATATGTATTCCATGAAAATAAAGTGGAAATTGTTGAAAATAAATTAAAAATTGATCCAATGCCAGTATATATATAA
- a CDS encoding iron-containing alcohol dehydrogenase: protein MLNFDYSIPTKIFFGKGKIGVLPAEIKKYGSKILLVYGGGSIKRNGIYEDITKGLKDNSIDFWELSGVEPNPRITTVRKGIEICRKNNIDLVLAIGGGSSIDCAKVIAAGYYYEGDAWDIVKDARKISKVLPVASVLTLAATGSEMDIFGVITNMDTNEKIGVGHPDMIPRFSVLDPTYTFTVPRSQTAAGTADIMSHIMEAYFSSTKEAFLQDRMAEALLKTCINYGRKAMDEPENYEARANLMWASSLAINGLLSYGKHRNWVVHPMEHELSAYYDITHGVGLAILTPYWMKYILDDSTVDKFAEFGINVWNIDASKDKYDIANAAIDKTREYFNLLEIPSKLSEVGIKEDKLEEMARQSVRKGNIGSLKPIGYEGVLNIFKEAL from the coding sequence ATGTTGAATTTTGATTACTCTATTCCTACTAAAATATTTTTTGGAAAGGGAAAGATAGGAGTATTACCTGCTGAAATAAAAAAGTATGGTTCAAAAATACTTCTTGTATATGGAGGAGGAAGTATAAAGAGAAATGGAATCTATGAGGATATAACAAAAGGGTTAAAAGACAATTCCATTGACTTTTGGGAGCTTTCTGGTGTAGAGCCAAATCCTAGAATAACTACTGTTAGAAAGGGAATTGAAATCTGCAGGAAAAATAATATAGATCTTGTATTGGCCATAGGTGGAGGAAGCTCTATTGACTGTGCCAAAGTTATAGCAGCAGGGTATTATTATGAAGGTGATGCCTGGGATATTGTTAAAGATGCCAGGAAAATTTCAAAAGTACTGCCTGTGGCCAGTGTATTGACATTAGCTGCAACGGGCTCAGAAATGGATATTTTTGGGGTTATTACTAATATGGATACCAATGAAAAAATAGGAGTGGGGCACCCAGATATGATACCAAGATTTTCAGTGCTGGATCCTACCTATACCTTTACTGTGCCAAGAAGTCAAACAGCAGCAGGTACTGCAGATATTATGAGCCATATTATGGAGGCCTATTTCAGCAGTACAAAAGAAGCTTTTTTACAGGATAGGATGGCAGAAGCACTTCTGAAAACCTGTATAAATTATGGTAGAAAAGCCATGGATGAACCGGAAAATTATGAAGCAAGGGCAAATTTGATGTGGGCTTCCAGTCTCGCTATAAATGGACTTTTAAGCTATGGGAAACATAGAAATTGGGTTGTGCATCCTATGGAACATGAACTCAGTGCCTATTATGATATAACTCATGGAGTTGGTCTTGCTATTTTAACTCCTTACTGGATGAAGTATATTTTAGACGACAGCACTGTAGATAAATTCGCAGAGTTTGGAATAAACGTTTGGAATATAGATGCCAGTAAAGACAAATATGATATAGCTAATGCTGCCATAGACAAGACCAGAGAATATTTTAATCTACTGGAAATTCCATCTAAGTTAAGTGAGGTGGGAATTAAAGAAGATAAACTTGAAGAGATGGCAAGACAATCTGTGAGAAAAGGTAACATAGGTAGTCTAAAGCCCATAGGTTATGAGGGTGTACTTAATATCTTCAAGGAAGCATTATAG
- a CDS encoding cytochrome b5 domain-containing protein — protein MSEKIFTKEELSKFNGKDGNPAYIAIKGIVYDISKVLVWKNGIHHDKTAGNDFTQEFPHKAEWLDRLPIVGRLQ, from the coding sequence ATGAGCGAAAAAATATTTACAAAAGAAGAGTTAAGTAAATTTAATGGTAAAGATGGTAATCCCGCATACATAGCAATTAAAGGTATTGTCTATGATATAAGTAAAGTACTTGTTTGGAAAAATGGTATACATCATGATAAAACTGCCGGCAATGATTTTACCCAAGAATTTCCTCACAAAGCAGAATGGTTGGATAGATTACCCATAGTAGGAAGGTTGCAATAA
- a CDS encoding alpha-keto acid decarboxylase family protein, translated as MFEKNQLTVGRYLFNCLNSEGISEIFGVPGDYNFTLLDNLEKDERINFVGCRNELNAGYAADAYARIKGLSVMITTFGVGELNACNAIAGAYSEYVPIVHIVGAPKTMVQMEHRKMHHTLMNGDYSVYENIYKNITAYTAVITKDNAQIEIPTAIKIAKEMKRPVYLVIAIDVVDQPVTKREINLLKPQTNQNSLQLALDNIKQVINRAQKPVLLPDIMVSRYNLQSVVESLADKMDIPVATMMAGKGSFNESHKNYIGLYAGRWGSLEVKDFVEGCDCILAVGPIWSDYNTGSFSAQLNPVNIIEIQPNYVKVGMSLYENVLMEDLLNELVKIVEKKSVPIPNIKRIYNENNNINGNDQITSVYYYPKLQNFIKENDIVIVESGSLPLGMAEVRLPKSVTYICQYNWGSIGYATPAAFGACVADRNRRIVLFTGDGSIHLTAQELSSIIYNGCKPVIFLINNKYYTIEAYLNAPKTTEYNNIPVWDFQKLIEAFGGNAYTARVNTNEELDKAIEEIEIQGKDKMCFIEINADKMDVPEIVHNVHTMIEEMEKQKMN; from the coding sequence ATGTTTGAAAAAAATCAACTAACTGTAGGACGATATCTTTTTAATTGTTTAAATAGTGAGGGAATAAGTGAGATTTTTGGTGTCCCTGGAGATTATAATTTTACTCTTTTAGATAATCTAGAGAAAGATGAGAGAATAAATTTTGTAGGTTGCAGAAATGAATTAAATGCAGGCTATGCTGCTGATGCCTACGCTAGAATTAAAGGACTTTCAGTTATGATAACTACTTTTGGAGTAGGCGAATTAAATGCTTGCAATGCAATTGCCGGTGCCTATTCTGAATATGTTCCCATTGTTCATATAGTTGGAGCTCCAAAAACTATGGTTCAGATGGAGCATAGAAAGATGCACCATACCCTAATGAATGGCGATTATTCTGTATATGAAAATATCTATAAAAATATAACTGCATATACAGCTGTAATTACTAAGGATAATGCACAAATTGAAATTCCCACTGCTATTAAAATAGCTAAGGAAATGAAGAGACCAGTATATTTAGTAATAGCCATTGATGTAGTTGATCAGCCTGTTACTAAAAGAGAAATAAATCTATTAAAACCTCAGACTAATCAGAATTCTTTACAGTTAGCACTTGATAATATTAAACAGGTTATTAATAGGGCACAAAAGCCAGTACTTCTTCCGGATATCATGGTATCAAGATATAATCTTCAATCTGTAGTTGAAAGTTTAGCAGATAAAATGGATATACCTGTAGCTACTATGATGGCAGGTAAAGGATCCTTTAATGAGAGCCATAAAAACTATATAGGATTATATGCAGGCAGATGGGGAAGTCTAGAGGTTAAAGATTTTGTTGAGGGCTGCGATTGCATTTTAGCCGTTGGCCCTATTTGGTCCGATTACAATACAGGTTCCTTCAGTGCACAATTGAATCCTGTAAACATTATAGAAATCCAACCTAATTATGTAAAGGTAGGAATGAGCCTATATGAAAATGTATTAATGGAAGATTTATTAAATGAATTAGTTAAAATTGTAGAGAAAAAATCAGTTCCAATTCCAAATATTAAAAGAATATACAATGAGAATAATAACATCAATGGAAATGATCAGATTACATCTGTATATTATTATCCCAAGTTACAGAATTTTATTAAAGAAAATGACATAGTAATTGTAGAATCAGGATCACTTCCTCTTGGTATGGCAGAGGTTAGGCTGCCTAAAAGTGTTACTTATATATGTCAGTATAATTGGGGATCTATAGGCTATGCGACTCCTGCTGCCTTTGGTGCCTGCGTTGCAGATAGAAATCGTCGTATAGTTTTATTTACTGGAGATGGATCTATACATTTAACAGCTCAGGAATTAAGTTCAATTATATATAACGGTTGTAAGCCTGTGATATTTTTAATAAATAATAAATATTATACTATTGAAGCCTATCTGAATGCACCTAAAACAACTGAATATAATAATATACCAGTTTGGGATTTCCAAAAACTCATTGAAGCCTTTGGTGGGAATGCATATACTGCCAGAGTAAATACTAATGAAGAATTAGATAAAGCTATAGAGGAAATTGAAATTCAGGGTAAAGATAAAATGTGTTTTATTGAAATAAATGCGGATAAGATGGATGTACCGGAAATTGTTCATAATGTTCATACTATGATAGAAGAAATGGAAAAGCAAAAGATGAATTGA